Proteins from a genomic interval of Neovison vison isolate M4711 chromosome 4, ASM_NN_V1, whole genome shotgun sequence:
- the SSMEM1 gene encoding serine-rich single-pass membrane protein 1, translating into MGDLFSLFWEVDPPPIPLSFTIPSQEYECRKDDSCGTIGSFLLWYFVIILVLMFLSRASVWMSEKKKDEDSGTSTSISKASKDTSYKRQSKDGDWDSLQMMKKPKQSQLTPVTDSEVALVNAYLEQRRARRHSQFSQVNQIQHDSDTTECDSEESNSGASSWKESESEHHPSPASIKKRKLAQRPRNVGSCQIRERPCLHCKAMRTNEWLTRHFLQSTSVTHMKGDNQEENCVPDINTKFSKF; encoded by the exons ATGGGAGaccttttttccttattttgggAGGTGGATCCTCCCCCCATACCTTTAAGTTTTACCATTCCAAGTCAGGAATATGAATGCCGGAAGGATGACTCTTGCGGGACAATAGGGAGCTTCCTGCTTTGGTATTTTGTCATTATATTGGTCCTGATGTTCCTCTCTCGGGCTTCTGTCTGG ATGTCggagaagaaaaaggatgaaGACAGTGGGACCAGCACCTCAATCAGTAAAG CAAGCAAAGACACTTCCTATAAGCGGCAAAGCAAAGATGGTGACTGGGATTCTTTACAAATGATGAAAAAACCCAAGCAGAGCCAACTCACCCCTGTAACTGACTCAGAAGTGGCTTTGGTCAATGCCTATCTTGAACAAAGACGAGCCAGGCGCCATTCTCAGTTCAGCCAGGTGAATCAGATCCAACACGATAGTGATACTACTGAGTGTGACAGTGAAGAATCAAACTCGGGAGCCTCCTCGTGGAAGGAGAGTGAAAGTGAACACCATCCATCACCAGCTAGTATTAAGAAGAGAAAACTAGCTCAGAGGCCAAGGAATGTGGGAAGTTGCCAAATCAGGGAAAGGCCCTGCCTCCACTGCAAAGCCATGAGAACCAATGAATGGTTGACCCGCCACTTCCTTCAAAGTACTTCAGTAACCCACATGAAGGGAGATAATCAAGAGGAAAATTGTGTACCTGACATTAATACAAAATTcagtaaattttga